The following coding sequences are from one Frigoribacterium sp. Leaf415 window:
- a CDS encoding MarR family winged helix-turn-helix transcriptional regulator — MLISPPRADPGLDPGLAPGDLGRLLESFRLLMLNHSRVLDHQGDLFGLGDTDIRFLFYVWATDDLVTPKRAADHLDLSSGAMTNLVDRLVEAGHLDRRRNPADRRSVIVSRTPRGVEVTTAIASAYAAAFADVVPASQHGALADTLLDLGRAFDRHGVGAVDAPHAAA; from the coding sequence TTGCTCATCTCGCCACCCCGGGCCGACCCCGGTCTCGACCCCGGCCTCGCCCCCGGCGACCTCGGCCGCCTGCTCGAGTCGTTCCGGCTGTTGATGCTGAACCACTCGCGCGTGCTCGACCACCAGGGCGACCTCTTCGGCCTGGGCGACACCGACATCCGGTTCCTCTTCTACGTGTGGGCCACGGACGACCTGGTCACCCCCAAGCGCGCGGCCGACCACCTCGACCTCTCGTCGGGCGCCATGACCAACCTCGTCGATCGCCTCGTCGAGGCAGGCCACCTCGACCGCCGCCGCAACCCCGCCGACCGTCGCAGCGTCATCGTCAGCCGCACCCCGCGCGGCGTGGAGGTCACCACCGCCATCGCGAGCGCCTACGCCGCCGCGTTCGCCGACGTCGTTCCGGCGTCGCAACACGGCGCCCTCGCCGACACGCTGCTCGACCTCGGCCGGGCGTTCGACCGCCACGGCGTCGGCGCCGTCGACGCACCCCACGCCGCCGCCTGA